In the genome of Taurinivorans muris, one region contains:
- a CDS encoding aminopeptidase: MLKYEVKSVWEQTDAKKQKLMHDFAKKYMKFISENKTERECVAAALKRLREAGFCSDFENGKYVAVLHNKSLFAIRKGKKDIAEGFRLITAHSDSPRLDFKQNPILESVGIAQAKTHYYGGILKYQWLARPLALHGVVVKKNGETVKIVIGEKAGDPVFTISDLLPHLAKEHVAQTVTKAFEAEKLNVVIGHIPLSKKGKDKQENPIKMQVLQLLHKEFGIVEEDLLSAEIQVVPAGEARFVGLDSGLVGGYGQDDRICVYTALEAFLEVENPEYTTALMLWDKEEIGSEGTTGASSRFFEYCVQDSIRAWSADSTMRTVMLASKAISADVHAAIDPDWQELHEKQNSSTIGHGPTLCKFTGSGGKYGANDAHPEYVAWLRNIFSEKEIPWQMAALGKVDHGGGGTVALFLAVYGMNTIDMGPSLLGMHSPFELSSVADIYYTKEAYKVFYSAE; the protein is encoded by the coding sequence ATGTTAAAATATGAAGTGAAATCGGTTTGGGAACAGACGGATGCGAAAAAACAAAAACTCATGCATGATTTTGCAAAAAAATACATGAAATTCATTTCTGAAAATAAAACGGAGCGCGAATGCGTTGCGGCGGCTTTAAAGCGTTTGCGGGAAGCCGGTTTTTGTTCCGATTTTGAAAACGGGAAATACGTTGCGGTCCTGCATAATAAGAGCCTGTTCGCAATCCGGAAAGGCAAGAAAGACATAGCCGAAGGCTTTCGCCTCATCACCGCCCATAGTGACAGCCCGCGTCTTGATTTCAAACAAAATCCCATACTTGAAAGTGTCGGCATTGCCCAAGCCAAAACTCACTATTACGGCGGGATTTTAAAATATCAATGGCTTGCGCGTCCTTTGGCTTTGCATGGCGTTGTTGTGAAAAAAAACGGTGAAACGGTTAAAATCGTCATTGGTGAAAAAGCGGGCGATCCTGTTTTCACCATTTCCGATTTATTGCCCCATTTGGCAAAGGAACATGTTGCGCAAACCGTGACAAAAGCGTTTGAAGCGGAAAAATTGAATGTCGTCATCGGGCATATTCCATTGTCTAAAAAAGGAAAAGACAAACAAGAAAATCCCATAAAAATGCAGGTGCTGCAGCTTTTGCATAAGGAATTCGGCATTGTCGAGGAAGATTTGCTTTCCGCTGAAATTCAAGTCGTACCTGCCGGCGAAGCCCGTTTTGTGGGCTTGGATTCCGGGCTTGTCGGCGGTTACGGGCAAGATGACAGAATTTGCGTATACACGGCGTTAGAAGCTTTTTTGGAAGTTGAAAATCCTGAATATACGACAGCTTTAATGCTTTGGGATAAAGAAGAGATCGGGTCCGAGGGCACGACAGGGGCAAGCTCCCGCTTTTTTGAATATTGCGTTCAGGACAGCATACGGGCATGGTCCGCCGATTCGACAATGCGTACGGTCATGCTTGCGAGCAAAGCGATTTCCGCTGACGTGCACGCGGCTATCGACCCTGACTGGCAAGAACTGCACGAAAAGCAAAACTCTTCCACGATTGGGCATGGTCCGACCTTATGCAAGTTTACCGGATCCGGCGGTAAATACGGAGCTAATGACGCCCATCCTGAATATGTCGCATGGTTGAGAAATATTTTTTCCGAAAAGGAAATTCCATGGCAAATGGCGGCTCTCGGTAAAGTCGACCACGGCGGCGGGGGAACCGTTGCCCTGTTCCTCGCTGTTTATGGAATGAACACCATTGATATGGGTCCCTCCCTTCTCGGCATGCACAGTCCTTTTGAACTTTCATCTGTTGCTGACATATATTACACGAAAGAAGCGTATAAAGTCTTTTACAGCGCTGAATAG
- the selA gene encoding L-seryl-tRNA(Sec) selenium transferase, whose product MSNLYRLLPSVDICLRQFRDTMYPHALLCDAVNAFLSEKRGQIKDNLIKAEDLKEEKLFSALKEYVCYALSPRVKKVINASGVVIHTNLGRSVLAKEALDAVNLAASGYCNLEFDLEKGERGSRHTLVEKDICKLTGAEAALVVNNNASAVYLVLNSLCFGGEVIVSRGELVEIGGSFRIPEVMKQSGTALHEVGTTNKTHLKDYQDAFSENTKAVLKVHTSNYRIIGFQADVPNHELAEFAHSRNIPLIHDLGSGSLIDLSAFGLRNEPTVKGIVASGIDIVTFSGDKVLGGPQAGIIAGKKEYIDRIKKNQMLRALRCDKLTLSALSATLRLYYDEKLAFEKIPTLNALTASKDILKKKAKRLHNMLKGIMPKEKVKLTVEENISRVGGGAFPETDLPTYAVCVEFLEKNSAFSAKAWKERFLKTDPPIVGRVERDKFLFDVRTIANEEFILIRNCILSIL is encoded by the coding sequence ATGAGTAACTTATACAGACTGCTGCCTTCCGTCGATATTTGTTTACGGCAATTTCGCGATACCATGTATCCGCATGCCTTGCTTTGTGATGCTGTCAATGCTTTTTTGTCGGAAAAACGCGGGCAAATAAAAGATAATCTGATAAAAGCAGAGGACTTGAAAGAAGAAAAACTTTTCAGTGCATTAAAAGAATATGTTTGTTACGCCTTATCGCCCCGGGTGAAAAAAGTGATCAATGCGAGCGGGGTTGTCATCCACACGAATTTAGGGCGTTCCGTGTTGGCAAAAGAGGCGCTGGACGCCGTAAATCTTGCTGCAAGCGGTTATTGCAATTTGGAATTTGACCTTGAAAAAGGTGAACGCGGCAGCCGTCATACTTTGGTTGAAAAAGATATTTGCAAACTTACGGGGGCGGAAGCCGCCCTTGTCGTCAACAATAACGCTTCTGCCGTATATTTGGTGCTGAACAGTCTCTGCTTTGGCGGTGAAGTCATTGTTTCGCGCGGCGAACTTGTGGAAATCGGAGGAAGTTTCAGAATACCCGAAGTCATGAAGCAAAGCGGAACGGCGCTTCATGAAGTCGGTACGACCAATAAGACCCATTTGAAAGATTATCAGGACGCTTTTTCGGAAAATACGAAAGCTGTTTTGAAAGTTCATACCTCAAATTACCGTATCATCGGTTTTCAGGCAGATGTGCCCAATCATGAGCTTGCAGAATTTGCGCATTCGAGAAATATTCCGCTTATTCACGATTTAGGCAGCGGAAGTTTGATTGATTTATCCGCTTTTGGTTTGCGCAATGAGCCTACCGTGAAAGGAATCGTCGCTTCCGGCATCGATATTGTCACCTTTTCCGGAGATAAGGTTTTAGGGGGACCGCAGGCGGGCATTATCGCCGGTAAAAAGGAATATATTGACAGAATAAAGAAAAATCAAATGCTGAGAGCTCTTCGCTGTGACAAGCTCACTTTGTCCGCATTATCCGCCACGCTCCGCTTATATTATGATGAAAAGCTCGCTTTTGAAAAAATTCCGACACTCAATGCGCTGACTGCTTCAAAAGACATTTTAAAAAAGAAAGCGAAAAGACTTCATAATATGTTGAAAGGCATAATGCCGAAAGAAAAAGTTAAACTGACGGTTGAAGAAAATATTTCGCGGGTAGGCGGCGGAGCGTTTCCTGAAACCGATTTGCCGACGTATGCGGTTTGTGTCGAGTTTTTGGAAAAAAATTCCGCATTTTCGGCAAAGGCATGGAAAGAAAGGTTTTTAAAAACCGATCCGCCCATTGTCGGCAGGGTTGAACGAGATAAGTTTCTGTTTGATGTGAGAACCATAGCAAATGAAGAATTCATTTTGATAAGAAATTGTATTCTTTCAATTTTATAG
- a CDS encoding bifunctional folylpolyglutamate synthase/dihydrofolate synthase — protein MTHCSCKISNEFKSFADVENYLNKLGMFHMELGLERMENAKFLLGLRFPCPIFHVVGTNGKGSTATFLHSIALSYGYRAGIFTSPHFVTPLERIKMNDRLLPKAAWASLIAEATGAVPDLTYFELLTVISVMAFMYSEPDVLVYEAGLGAKNDATTVIPASIVVFTPIALDHTDLLGGSIENIAEDKSYAIREGVKAVVSAPQDESVEKILKERAKALNIPYYTMSCVSELPACIKVFHKDGLQYELGLKGEHQYVNAQTALLAWHVFCDLYHKPLEVKALAEGLSSAFIAGRFQQVSAKNEMPALILDGAHNAHSLQSLVSALKTEEIVPSALVFSCLKDKNPVRLVEMIENYLHENHLTVPVYITEIQDNERAMKAEELEKLFSIPVTKFTNLKELMQKLPDLVTNKENPCVIFGSLYLLSEFYALYPEKLQLSY, from the coding sequence ATGACACATTGCTCTTGTAAAATTTCCAATGAGTTTAAGAGTTTTGCAGACGTTGAAAATTATCTGAACAAGCTTGGCATGTTCCATATGGAATTAGGGCTGGAACGTATGGAAAACGCAAAGTTTTTGCTCGGACTGCGTTTTCCGTGCCCGATTTTCCATGTTGTCGGCACAAACGGCAAGGGCTCGACAGCCACTTTTTTGCATTCCATAGCCTTATCATATGGATACAGAGCAGGAATTTTTACTTCACCGCATTTTGTGACGCCGCTTGAGCGTATAAAAATGAATGACAGGCTTTTGCCGAAAGCCGCATGGGCGAGTTTGATCGCCGAAGCAACGGGCGCCGTGCCGGATTTGACGTATTTTGAGCTTTTGACCGTGATTTCGGTTATGGCTTTCATGTATTCCGAACCTGACGTGCTTGTTTATGAGGCGGGACTTGGGGCAAAAAACGACGCGACAACCGTTATCCCGGCAAGCATTGTGGTTTTTACGCCTATCGCCTTGGACCATACCGATTTGCTTGGCGGAAGCATTGAAAACATTGCTGAAGACAAATCATACGCCATTCGTGAGGGGGTAAAAGCCGTTGTTTCCGCTCCGCAGGATGAAAGCGTCGAGAAAATTTTGAAAGAGCGTGCCAAGGCTTTAAATATTCCTTATTACACCATGTCTTGCGTATCTGAACTTCCGGCTTGCATAAAGGTTTTTCATAAGGACGGACTGCAATATGAGCTTGGATTGAAAGGCGAACATCAATATGTCAATGCGCAGACGGCGCTTTTGGCATGGCATGTTTTTTGCGATTTATATCATAAGCCGTTAGAGGTAAAAGCCCTTGCCGAAGGATTGAGTTCAGCGTTCATTGCGGGACGTTTTCAGCAGGTCAGTGCCAAAAATGAAATGCCCGCCCTTATTTTGGACGGCGCGCACAATGCGCATAGCCTGCAAAGTTTAGTGTCTGCTTTGAAAACTGAGGAGATTGTGCCTTCCGCCCTTGTTTTTTCCTGTTTAAAAGATAAAAACCCGGTCCGGCTTGTGGAAATGATTGAGAACTATTTGCATGAAAACCATTTGACTGTTCCTGTTTATATTACGGAAATTCAAGATAATGAGCGGGCGATGAAAGCGGAAGAACTTGAAAAATTATTCAGCATTCCGGTAACGAAATTTACAAATTTAAAAGAACTCATGCAAAAATTACCCGATCTTGTGACGAATAAAGAAAATCCTTGCGTTATTTTCGGTTCTTTGTACCTGCTTTCTGAATTTTATGCGCTTTATCCGGAAAAACTTCAATTATCATATTAG
- the hypB gene encoding hydrogenase nickel incorporation protein HypB, whose translation MDISIERNILEANDCIAGELREIFAKNKVLVLNLISSPGSGKTSLLEKTLSDLRNEFKMGVIEGDCQTDNDAKRVAATGAKAVQINTDGGCHLDSKMIKNVISAFDLSELDILFIENVGNLVCPVEFDCGEDAKIALLSAAEGDDKPEKYPRLFQLAHAMVINKVDLLDYVDFDVAKASKFGKALNGDIEIFEVSCRTCQGLQNWYAWLRKQVACKQR comes from the coding sequence ATGGATATTTCCATTGAACGCAATATTTTGGAAGCGAATGATTGCATTGCCGGTGAATTGAGGGAAATTTTCGCAAAAAATAAGGTTTTGGTGCTGAATTTAATCAGCTCACCAGGTTCCGGCAAAACTTCCTTATTGGAAAAAACGCTGTCGGATTTGCGGAATGAATTTAAAATGGGCGTTATCGAAGGGGACTGCCAAACGGATAATGATGCCAAACGTGTTGCGGCGACAGGCGCCAAGGCCGTTCAAATCAATACGGACGGCGGCTGTCATTTGGACAGTAAAATGATTAAAAACGTGATCAGCGCTTTTGATTTGTCAGAACTTGATATTTTATTTATTGAGAATGTGGGAAACTTGGTTTGCCCGGTTGAATTCGATTGCGGCGAAGACGCAAAAATCGCTCTTTTGAGTGCTGCCGAAGGCGATGATAAGCCTGAAAAATATCCCAGACTTTTCCAGCTTGCCCATGCTATGGTCATCAATAAGGTTGATTTGCTCGATTATGTTGATTTTGATGTGGCGAAGGCTTCCAAGTTCGGCAAAGCTTTGAATGGTGACATTGAAATATTCGAAGTTTCATGCAGGACGTGCCAGGGGTTGCAGAATTGGTATGCATGGCTTCGCAAACAAGTTGCATGCAAACAACGATAG
- a CDS encoding hydrogenase maturation nickel metallochaperone HypA — MHEVSLMTNVLELVAQEMEKHKVAKLRSITVRYGVLSNIVADSLAFAFEVLTKDSEFAGAKLNLVKDELALKCRLCSHSFITDQKDYFFLACPKCGEEGSFEIVKGEGIFLDRIEADE; from the coding sequence ATGCATGAAGTATCACTGATGACAAATGTGCTTGAATTGGTAGCACAAGAAATGGAAAAGCACAAGGTTGCGAAATTGCGTTCCATAACGGTGCGTTATGGGGTTTTATCCAATATCGTGGCTGATTCTTTGGCTTTTGCGTTTGAAGTTTTGACAAAAGATTCTGAATTTGCAGGGGCAAAGCTCAATCTTGTGAAGGATGAATTGGCGCTGAAATGCAGGTTATGCTCCCATAGTTTTATAACTGACCAAAAAGATTATTTTTTTCTTGCCTGCCCTAAGTGCGGGGAAGAGGGAAGTTTTGAGATTGTGAAAGGCGAGGGCATTTTTTTAGACAGAATTGAAGCAGATGAGTGA
- a CDS encoding YqiA/YcfP family alpha/beta fold hydrolase, with product MNANTQCFAYIHGLNSDKNSRSCKEIHTLLGSVHDFYYDYTQNALLALAEIENKLSDVHKNNPNLKLIGSSLGGFFALYLARKYQLSCTVFNPVTFPSEQLAPFKGKNYNFYTNREWNLTDEILQSYTRLPLSTDMKLMPAIVLGLNDETVSPTVTIHFWKHHAKILLTTEEHSITNYQKYLSLLKK from the coding sequence ATGAATGCAAATACACAGTGTTTCGCCTATATTCATGGTTTAAACAGCGACAAAAATTCCCGCTCCTGTAAAGAGATACATACATTGCTCGGTTCCGTGCACGATTTTTATTATGATTATACGCAAAATGCCTTGCTTGCGCTTGCCGAAATTGAAAATAAATTATCGGACGTTCATAAAAACAATCCAAATCTCAAGCTTATCGGCTCTTCCTTAGGCGGATTTTTCGCCCTTTATCTGGCGCGAAAATATCAATTATCCTGCACGGTCTTTAATCCTGTGACTTTCCCAAGTGAACAACTCGCCCCTTTTAAAGGAAAAAATTACAATTTCTACACCAACCGGGAATGGAATTTAACGGACGAAATTTTACAATCTTATACACGGTTACCGCTGTCAACGGATATGAAGCTCATGCCGGCTATTGTCCTCGGTCTGAATGACGAGACCGTTTCCCCAACGGTTACGATACATTTCTGGAAACACCACGCAAAAATACTGCTCACAACCGAAGAACATTCCATAACAAATTATCAAAAGTATTTATCGCTCCTAAAAAAATAA
- a CDS encoding DegT/DnrJ/EryC1/StrS family aminotransferase, whose product MNSTYGSALYIALKSLGVQNGDTVLCNAYTLAPVPGAIENASGKIELVEIADDYTIDIAELDRKAEKTKAKFLLLSHMRGHMANMDRVMEIVNKHNLIMLEDCAHTMGACWNGKKSGTFGKAACYSTHTYKHMNSGEGGLLITNDDYVMARAIMFSGSYMLYSAHTRRPALEVFEKVKKITPNYSSRMDNLRACILLPQLKNLDERCRRWNVLLNHMAARLEKISGCVCPKRDSREYYVGSSIQWNLPKASYAQLQEFIEKCAERGVSVKWFGNKEPAGFTSSYDSWQYFPYLANLDLPNTKKVLATMCDMRLPLTFDTDDCDLLADIIEEVVKETGLN is encoded by the coding sequence ATAAATTCAACTTATGGCAGTGCTTTATACATTGCTCTAAAGTCGCTAGGCGTGCAAAATGGTGATACGGTTCTTTGCAATGCGTATACCTTAGCCCCGGTTCCCGGTGCCATTGAGAATGCAAGCGGTAAAATAGAACTTGTTGAAATTGCGGATGATTATACCATTGATATTGCAGAGTTGGATAGAAAAGCGGAAAAAACGAAAGCCAAGTTCCTCTTATTGTCCCACATGCGCGGGCATATGGCGAATATGGACAGGGTTATGGAAATTGTGAATAAACATAATCTTATCATGCTTGAAGATTGTGCCCACACAATGGGTGCTTGCTGGAACGGCAAAAAGAGCGGAACGTTCGGCAAAGCGGCTTGTTACAGCACGCATACATATAAGCATATGAATTCCGGCGAAGGCGGGCTTCTTATCACGAATGATGATTATGTAATGGCAAGAGCGATTATGTTTTCCGGTTCCTATATGCTTTATTCCGCCCATACACGGCGTCCGGCGCTTGAAGTGTTTGAAAAAGTAAAGAAAATCACTCCTAATTACAGTTCACGTATGGATAATTTGAGAGCCTGCATTTTATTGCCTCAATTGAAAAATTTGGATGAGCGGTGCCGTCGCTGGAATGTTTTGCTCAATCACATGGCGGCACGTCTTGAAAAAATTTCCGGCTGTGTATGTCCGAAACGCGATAGCCGTGAATATTATGTAGGCAGTTCCATTCAATGGAATTTACCAAAGGCAAGCTATGCACAGCTTCAGGAATTTATTGAAAAATGCGCAGAACGCGGAGTATCTGTAAAGTGGTTCGGCAATAAAGAGCCTGCTGGATTTACCAGCTCTTATGATAGCTGGCAATATTTCCCATATTTGGCGAATTTGGATTTGCCAAATACCAAAAAAGTATTGGCAACCATGTGCGATATGCGTTTGCCGCTTACGTTCGATACTGATGATTGTGATTTACTTGCAGATATTATTGAGGAAGTTGTAAAAGAAACAGGATTGAATTAA
- a CDS encoding glycosyltransferase family 2 protein, with translation MPLVSVIMPCYNTEEMYFKNAVSSILAQTMTDFELIIIDDASLPYIQEIANSFLHDKRIVYHRFSQNKQAPAARNFGISLAKGKYIAFLDSDDSAHPERLQKQVDFLENNPQVGVLASKVAINNSTSIPFSFKYLETHNAIRNQLIFKNNILCQSSIMLRKNLLTDNNIFYATDLAPIEDYALWLSLLNHTKFHILNEELTTYNFYAENLSNRNVHKNIIKNFALQFDTINALLGNKLAYKDKWLKICQNQLLSKDDFNNINQNLREVSSFLEKETIFPRDGMYIFKNCYKFLYKNTLNLSGQLFLFFLPINKTLRIPFYWKISSLITRGLF, from the coding sequence ATGCCTCTTGTATCAGTTATTATGCCTTGTTATAATACGGAAGAAATGTATTTTAAAAATGCGGTTTCGAGTATTTTGGCACAAACAATGACTGATTTTGAACTTATTATCATTGATGACGCTTCATTGCCCTATATTCAAGAAATAGCGAACAGCTTTCTTCACGATAAAAGAATCGTCTACCACCGTTTTTCACAAAATAAACAAGCGCCGGCAGCCAGAAATTTCGGCATTTCATTAGCCAAGGGAAAATATATTGCGTTTTTGGATTCTGATGACTCCGCACATCCTGAACGTTTGCAAAAACAGGTTGATTTTTTGGAAAACAATCCCCAAGTCGGCGTCCTGGCGAGCAAAGTTGCCATTAACAATTCCACCTCCATTCCATTTTCATTCAAATATCTTGAAACACATAACGCCATAAGAAACCAACTGATTTTTAAAAACAACATCCTTTGCCAGTCAAGTATCATGCTCAGAAAAAACCTTTTGACCGACAATAATATTTTTTATGCAACAGACCTCGCACCTATTGAAGATTACGCTCTTTGGCTTTCTTTGCTCAACCACACGAAATTTCATATTCTTAATGAAGAACTGACAACCTATAATTTTTATGCGGAAAACTTATCAAACCGGAATGTTCACAAAAACATCATTAAAAATTTTGCGCTGCAATTTGACACTATCAACGCATTATTGGGCAACAAGTTAGCATATAAGGATAAATGGTTAAAAATCTGTCAAAACCAATTGTTATCCAAAGATGATTTTAACAATATCAATCAAAATTTGCGGGAAGTGTCTTCTTTTTTGGAAAAAGAAACAATTTTTCCCCGTGATGGTATGTATATTTTTAAAAATTGCTATAAATTTCTTTACAAAAATACGCTCAACCTTTCAGGGCAGTTATTTTTGTTTTTTTTGCCTATCAATAAAACACTCCGTATTCCATTTTACTGGAAAATTTCATCACTCATAACACGAGGGCTTTTTTAA
- a CDS encoding UDP-glucuronic acid decarboxylase family protein, with amino-acid sequence MKTILITGGTGFIGANLCARLLSEGHKIICVDNNYTGRLENITPHLDNPSFTFINHDICTPLKIDTKIDQIYNLACPASPPAYQGKHAIKTTKTCVFGAINMLELAKEHNAVILQASTSEVYGEPLVHPQVETYRGNVNPIGIRACYDEGKRCAESLFFDYHRQEGVDIKVIRIFNTYGPYMDPNDGRVVSNFICQALLGKDITIYGDGTQTRSFCYVDDLIELIIRVMNSGKDFTGPINTGNPDEFTIKELAELVIDKIKGASKIVYKDLPADDPTQRRPDISLAKAKFNWQPSIKLTAGLDKTIEYFKTQIHLFKA; translated from the coding sequence ATGAAAACAATTTTAATTACCGGCGGCACCGGCTTTATCGGTGCAAACCTATGCGCAAGGCTTCTGAGCGAAGGTCATAAAATTATTTGCGTTGATAACAATTACACCGGCAGACTTGAAAATATCACCCCTCATTTGGACAATCCTTCCTTCACATTCATCAATCACGATATTTGCACGCCTTTGAAAATCGATACGAAAATCGACCAAATCTATAACTTGGCCTGCCCCGCCTCCCCTCCCGCATATCAGGGAAAACATGCCATAAAAACGACCAAAACCTGCGTGTTCGGTGCAATCAACATGCTTGAACTTGCCAAAGAACATAACGCTGTCATTTTGCAGGCCTCAACCTCGGAAGTATACGGAGAGCCTCTTGTCCATCCACAAGTTGAAACTTACCGCGGCAATGTCAATCCCATAGGAATACGAGCCTGTTATGATGAAGGCAAGCGCTGCGCCGAAAGTTTGTTTTTTGATTACCACAGACAAGAAGGCGTTGACATAAAAGTCATCCGTATTTTCAATACTTATGGTCCGTATATGGATCCCAATGACGGACGGGTTGTTTCCAACTTCATTTGCCAGGCTTTATTGGGTAAAGACATTACGATTTACGGCGACGGAACACAGACGCGTTCTTTTTGTTATGTCGATGACTTAATCGAGCTCATTATCCGTGTGATGAACAGCGGCAAAGATTTCACCGGTCCTATCAATACCGGCAATCCTGACGAATTTACCATTAAGGAACTTGCCGAGCTTGTTATCGATAAAATAAAAGGCGCTTCCAAAATCGTTTATAAAGACTTGCCGGCTGACGATCCGACCCAAAGAAGACCGGACATCAGCCTTGCCAAAGCAAAATTCAATTGGCAGCCTTCCATTAAATTAACTGCCGGATTAGACAAGACCATTGAATATTTCAAAACCCAAATCCATTTGTTTAAAGCATAG
- a CDS encoding UDP-glucose dehydrogenase family protein — MNVAIIGTGYVGLPTGVGLAELGHQVVCIDREQSKIDALQAGKITLYEDGLEELFRKNTKEKRLHFTTSMKDGISNAELVIIAVGTPPHPITKEADMKYIHAAATELAEHLTRYTIIATKSTVPVGTGDDIEILIAKKNPQAEFDVVSLPEFLREGYAVHDFFNPDRIIVGANSDKAKEKIKELYKAFDNEIPMLFVSRRSSETIKYASNAFLAMKIHYINEMANFCEKADANIYEVAQGMGLDSRIGPKFLTPGPGYGGSCFPKDTLAMAYMARQNDVEMSLITATIKGNDNRKKEMAERIVNAVKYIDNPKIAVLGLAFKNGTDDCRESPAIEIVSELVNRKYSVFAYDPKAMKNAETLIGSKITYCQSAYEAVENADVLAILTEWEEFKKLDLNKIASLMKNKTIIDCRNMLDKQKALSLDFNYQGIGI; from the coding sequence ATGAACGTTGCCATTATCGGAACAGGATATGTCGGCTTGCCGACCGGTGTCGGTTTAGCCGAATTGGGGCACCAGGTTGTCTGTATTGACAGGGAACAAAGCAAAATCGATGCGCTGCAGGCAGGAAAAATTACCCTTTATGAAGACGGTCTCGAAGAACTTTTCCGCAAAAATACGAAAGAAAAACGGCTCCATTTTACAACTTCAATGAAAGACGGCATCAGCAATGCCGAACTTGTCATTATCGCCGTGGGCACGCCTCCCCACCCTATCACCAAAGAAGCAGACATGAAATATATCCATGCCGCAGCAACGGAACTGGCGGAACACCTGACCAGATACACTATCATCGCAACAAAATCCACAGTGCCAGTCGGCACAGGCGACGATATTGAAATCCTCATCGCCAAAAAAAATCCCCAAGCGGAATTCGATGTGGTATCGCTTCCCGAATTTTTGCGTGAAGGATATGCCGTGCATGATTTTTTCAATCCTGACAGAATTATTGTCGGTGCCAACTCCGATAAAGCGAAAGAAAAAATCAAAGAGCTCTATAAAGCTTTTGACAATGAAATTCCCATGCTTTTTGTAAGCAGACGTTCCTCTGAAACAATAAAATATGCTTCCAATGCCTTTTTAGCGATGAAAATCCATTATATCAATGAAATGGCGAATTTTTGCGAAAAAGCTGACGCAAACATTTATGAAGTCGCTCAAGGCATGGGGCTTGACAGCAGAATCGGACCCAAATTTTTAACGCCCGGTCCCGGATACGGGGGAAGCTGCTTTCCTAAAGATACTCTCGCCATGGCGTATATGGCAAGACAGAATGATGTTGAAATGTCTTTAATCACAGCAACAATAAAAGGAAACGACAACCGCAAAAAAGAAATGGCGGAACGCATTGTCAATGCTGTAAAATATATTGATAATCCCAAGATTGCCGTTCTCGGTTTAGCATTTAAAAACGGCACGGACGATTGCCGCGAAAGTCCGGCGATAGAAATTGTTTCCGAACTTGTAAACAGAAAATATTCTGTCTTCGCCTACGATCCAAAAGCAATGAAAAATGCGGAAACCCTCATCGGCAGCAAAATCACGTATTGCCAAAGCGCATATGAAGCTGTTGAAAATGCCGATGTTTTGGCAATTCTGACTGAATGGGAAGAATTTAAGAAACTTGATTTGAATAAAATTGCTTCTCTTATGAAAAACAAAACCATTATTGACTGCCGCAATATGCTTGATAAACAAAAAGCCCTTTCATTAGATTTCAATTACCAAGGAATCGGCATATGA